Proteins encoded together in one Fimbriiglobus ruber window:
- a CDS encoding APC family permease: MVPSSQQALPRVLGLWMAAAIVIGTVIGSGVFKKAHVIAENVPDFGLAVAAWVLGGVLMLLGALAYAEVAVRYPRTGGNYVFLKEGYGLWAGFLWGWVDFGIIRSASIGVLASMAIESLHDIVKQVNSITGGGTGDVLGFWVRQVMTVAVIGLLTAINIRGTRLGAGVQFVLTVLKVGSLFGLIVLPIVVLLTNPDAPAAPSTRNMTPTWPADWGAVRWGQFGVALVGVLWAYQGWMNIGPMAAEVVRPGRNIPLSLLIGTGVITLGYVGANVAYFSMISATEMAGPAMATTPVATEFCFRLIGPVGALVASLIVMTSAIGALNGNVLVAPRLLYAMAEDGLAPAALKRLLPIYQTPGVALIVFSAWSCALVIGLGALTAYRLPVLNFGSWNVDLNLPPNKVPFDVLTDYAIFGSVVFETMAVATLFRFRSRDEAGATSTLPYRCPFYPLVPAVYVLVMAVVALNMFNSPEQRSEATIGLGYIAVGAVTFAIISPRRSKRQP, from the coding sequence GTGGTCCCGTCCTCGCAGCAAGCGCTACCGCGGGTTCTCGGCTTGTGGATGGCTGCGGCCATAGTGATCGGGACGGTGATCGGGTCGGGGGTGTTCAAGAAGGCCCACGTCATTGCCGAGAACGTCCCGGATTTCGGCCTGGCGGTCGCCGCGTGGGTACTCGGGGGCGTCCTCATGCTCCTCGGGGCACTGGCTTACGCCGAAGTCGCGGTGCGGTATCCCAGGACGGGCGGGAACTACGTGTTCTTGAAAGAAGGGTACGGGTTGTGGGCCGGGTTCCTCTGGGGGTGGGTCGATTTCGGAATCATCCGCTCGGCCTCGATCGGGGTTCTCGCCTCGATGGCGATCGAATCACTTCACGACATCGTCAAGCAGGTCAACAGCATTACCGGGGGCGGGACGGGCGACGTATTGGGGTTCTGGGTCCGCCAGGTGATGACGGTCGCCGTGATCGGGCTGTTGACCGCGATCAACATCCGCGGCACCCGGCTCGGTGCGGGCGTCCAGTTCGTGCTGACGGTCCTGAAGGTGGGCTCGCTGTTCGGCCTGATCGTCCTCCCGATCGTCGTCCTACTGACGAACCCCGACGCCCCGGCCGCGCCGTCGACCCGCAACATGACCCCCACCTGGCCGGCCGACTGGGGCGCGGTGAGGTGGGGCCAGTTCGGGGTCGCCCTGGTCGGCGTCTTGTGGGCTTACCAGGGGTGGATGAACATCGGGCCGATGGCCGCCGAGGTCGTCCGGCCGGGGCGGAACATCCCACTCAGCCTGCTCATCGGGACGGGCGTCATCACGCTGGGGTATGTCGGGGCGAACGTCGCGTACTTTTCGATGATCTCGGCCACGGAAATGGCCGGCCCGGCGATGGCCACCACCCCGGTCGCGACCGAGTTTTGCTTTCGACTCATTGGGCCGGTCGGCGCCCTCGTCGCGTCCCTCATCGTGATGACGTCCGCGATCGGGGCACTGAACGGCAACGTGTTGGTCGCCCCACGCTTGCTTTACGCGATGGCCGAAGACGGACTGGCCCCCGCGGCCCTCAAGCGGCTCCTCCCGATCTACCAAACGCCGGGGGTGGCACTGATCGTGTTCTCGGCCTGGTCGTGCGCCCTGGTCATCGGCCTGGGGGCACTGACCGCGTACCGGCTCCCGGTTTTGAACTTCGGCAGCTGGAATGTAGACCTCAATCTGCCCCCGAACAAAGTCCCGTTCGACGTCCTGACCGACTACGCCATCTTCGGGTCCGTCGTGTTCGAGACGATGGCCGTGGCGACGCTGTTCCGCTTCCGCTCGCGGGACGAGGCGGGGGCGACAAGTACGCTGCCTTATCGGTGCCCGTTTTATCCCCTGGTGCCGGCCGTCTACGTTTTGGTGATGGCAGTCGTTGCGCTGAATATGTTCAATTCGCCCGAGCAGCGGAGCGAAGCCACGATCGGGCTGGGCTACATTGCGGTCGGGGCGGTCACGTTCGCGATCATCTCCCCTCGCAGGTCTAAACGGCAACCGTAA
- a CDS encoding HEAT repeat domain-containing protein: MAFILTVLVGLTAVPSAEAAGGLGIFKRKSNPDAAARVKDLIKILQSDPDATKRRAAAEELRGLDPRTNPEILTALVSTLKKDPAPEVRSEAAESIGKIKLVSQTAGIELETVLQTEPDAKVRDAVKSALWQYHLNGFRTTLGAPADTQSQTPEPPLAGGPGGRSTGEAGFRPITNAVGKGVNYQTTTEPPLAKPKVKPAPAAPATTTSTSMARPPAVVAAPSSLPQPMPSTLAPDAAPGVPTVAVPPLPTTPSSQPVPNVQIPSTTPSVVPSTVPSVSVPSGIPSVVVPPIGTPAPTLPTAPVSPQSTEKPNF; this comes from the coding sequence ATGGCTTTCATCCTGACCGTCCTCGTGGGTCTCACGGCGGTACCCTCTGCCGAGGCAGCCGGCGGTCTCGGGATTTTCAAACGCAAGTCAAACCCCGACGCCGCGGCCCGGGTGAAAGATCTTATCAAGATCCTTCAATCGGACCCGGACGCGACCAAGCGCCGGGCGGCGGCCGAGGAACTCCGCGGGCTCGACCCGCGGACCAATCCGGAAATTCTCACCGCGCTCGTCTCGACGCTCAAGAAAGACCCGGCTCCGGAAGTCCGGTCCGAGGCGGCGGAATCGATCGGAAAGATCAAGCTGGTTTCCCAGACGGCCGGGATCGAGCTGGAAACCGTCCTCCAGACCGAACCCGACGCGAAGGTCCGCGATGCGGTCAAATCGGCCCTCTGGCAGTACCACTTGAACGGGTTCCGGACCACACTCGGCGCGCCGGCCGACACTCAAAGCCAAACCCCCGAACCCCCGCTGGCGGGCGGCCCCGGCGGGCGGTCCACCGGGGAGGCCGGTTTCCGACCGATTACGAATGCCGTGGGCAAGGGCGTAAACTACCAAACCACGACAGAACCGCCGCTCGCCAAACCGAAGGTGAAACCGGCACCAGCCGCACCGGCGACGACGACGTCGACCTCGATGGCCCGACCGCCGGCCGTCGTCGCGGCGCCCTCATCGCTGCCGCAACCGATGCCGTCGACCCTGGCACCCGACGCGGCTCCCGGCGTCCCGACCGTCGCCGTTCCGCCGCTCCCGACGACCCCGTCGTCCCAGCCCGTTCCGAACGTCCAGATTCCGTCCACGACTCCATCCGTCGTGCCTTCGACGGTCCCGAGTGTTTCCGTTCCCAGCGGCATCCCGTCGGTCGTGGTTCCGCCAATCGGGACGCCCGCACCGACTCTGCCAACCGCGCCCGTGTCGCCGCAGTCGACCGAGAAGCCGAATTTCTAA
- a CDS encoding group II intron maturase-specific domain-containing protein, which produces MASVTRFLEAKLKLRVNRGKSAVARVEERKCLGYRLLNDGRLGIASKSRERAKDRIRGITRRNRGISLERMIQELNSFRIGWVNDFRRAAMKNHLVELDGWVRRKLRCVRLKQCQRVKPMVDFLIRQGVSLRQAWRTALSGKGWWRKSGTPAANQAMGISWWEKLGLVNLVRRYESLQAS; this is translated from the coding sequence GTGGCTTCGGTGACGAGGTTCCTGGAAGCGAAACTCAAGCTGCGTGTCAACCGAGGGAAGAGTGCCGTGGCACGAGTCGAGGAACGCAAGTGCCTGGGCTATCGGCTCTTGAATGACGGCAGATTGGGGATTGCGTCAAAGAGTCGGGAGCGTGCCAAGGACCGCATCCGTGGGATCACCCGACGTAATCGCGGGATAAGCCTGGAACGGATGATTCAAGAACTCAACTCGTTTCGGATCGGCTGGGTGAATGACTTTCGCCGCGCGGCGATGAAGAACCACCTGGTGGAACTGGACGGCTGGGTTCGGCGGAAGCTGCGTTGCGTGCGTTTGAAGCAGTGCCAAAGAGTGAAACCGATGGTGGACTTCTTGATCCGACAGGGCGTGTCACTGCGTCAGGCGTGGCGTACCGCGTTGTCGGGCAAGGGCTGGTGGCGAAAGTCTGGGACGCCAGCGGCGAACCAGGCGATGGGCATCAGTTGGTGGGAGAAGCTCGGACTGGTGAACCTCGTTCGTCGGTACGAGTCGTTACAAGCCAGTTAG
- a CDS encoding ISAzo13-like element transposase-related protein — MDDSSAVVDELLKRTATRMTGRERRQFQADVTRTLCGGSPRQAERRFGWGRDTVRAGLGEASTGIRCVENFAARGRPRVEDADAPLAADIRAIVEPQTHADPELKTPRVYTNLSAREVLALLRERNGSSTDRLPSERTMRDILNRMGYRLRRLQKAKPIRKTAATDAIFANIHAVRSAAAADPGTLEISIDTKAKVSEGEYSRGGKNPDRCGRDGDPGMGP, encoded by the coding sequence ATGGATGACTCCTCCGCGGTCGTGGACGAACTCCTGAAGCGAACCGCCACCCGGATGACCGGGCGTGAGCGGCGTCAGTTCCAGGCGGATGTCACCCGGACCCTGTGCGGGGGCAGCCCCCGGCAGGCCGAGCGGCGGTTCGGATGGGGGCGGGACACGGTCCGGGCGGGGTTGGGGGAGGCGTCGACCGGGATTCGGTGTGTCGAGAACTTCGCCGCACGGGGGCGACCGCGAGTGGAGGACGCCGACGCCCCGTTGGCGGCCGACATCCGGGCGATCGTCGAACCCCAGACGCATGCCGATCCCGAGTTGAAAACCCCGCGAGTGTACACCAACCTGTCCGCCCGCGAGGTTCTCGCCCTCCTCCGCGAGCGGAACGGGTCTTCGACCGACCGGCTGCCGAGCGAGCGGACGATGCGGGACATCCTGAACCGCATGGGGTACCGGCTGCGACGGTTGCAGAAAGCCAAGCCGATCCGAAAGACGGCCGCGACCGATGCCATCTTCGCGAACATCCACGCCGTTCGGTCGGCCGCCGCGGCCGACCCGGGGACCCTGGAGATCTCGATCGATACGAAGGCGAAGGTGAGCGAGGGGGAATACTCCCGCGGGGGGAAAAACCCGGACCGGTGCGGACGGGACGGCGACCCGGGGATGGGACCATGA
- a CDS encoding patatin-like phospholipase family protein — MTRRCALATVVLAVMTTAAVGCGPFRFFQRFRNDNQPPVTKDSDAPQNPAVPPREVDDSPLKPVQDMLPPRPVLSGPLLRPEPETIPLEPAVLPRRPQTILALSGGGSYGAFTAGVLNGWSRTSNRPEFDVVTGVSTGALISPLAFMGSAHDFEMKKYYTEVQQRDVFAMRFWATIPFRDAVATAAPLRRIVASQVTEEMVRDIAAEHKKGRRLYVATTHLEGRRSVVWDIGAIACKGGDARQLICDVLIASSAVPGIFPPVPIHVQVDGKEVTELHVDGGVTAPIFVPPAVLEEAGKGQNRATLYVIIAGKEFPEPSRVRPRVLKVLSASGGALLYSHARRDVSNLYHMAKLSGVAFRAVSLRPDYPLEESAIEFDQNAMNKLFVEGVKVGVAGPVWVTEPPDRGPGEPAEIRTGPRFRSAP, encoded by the coding sequence ATGACCCGGCGGTGCGCGCTAGCTACGGTCGTTCTTGCGGTCATGACGACCGCCGCAGTCGGGTGCGGACCGTTCCGATTTTTTCAACGGTTCCGCAACGACAATCAGCCGCCCGTCACCAAAGATTCGGACGCGCCGCAGAATCCGGCCGTCCCGCCGCGTGAGGTCGACGACTCGCCGCTCAAGCCCGTCCAGGACATGCTGCCCCCTCGCCCCGTTCTTTCCGGCCCGCTGCTTCGCCCGGAACCGGAAACCATTCCGCTCGAACCAGCCGTCCTGCCACGCAGGCCACAAACGATACTCGCCCTGTCCGGCGGCGGTTCTTACGGCGCGTTCACAGCCGGCGTGCTGAACGGGTGGTCGCGGACGAGCAACCGACCCGAGTTCGATGTCGTGACTGGCGTGAGTACCGGGGCTCTGATCTCGCCGCTCGCGTTCATGGGTTCGGCCCACGACTTCGAGATGAAAAAGTATTACACCGAGGTCCAGCAGCGGGACGTGTTCGCGATGCGGTTCTGGGCGACCATCCCGTTCCGCGACGCCGTGGCGACGGCGGCCCCGCTCCGTCGCATCGTCGCGTCCCAGGTCACCGAAGAGATGGTCCGGGACATCGCCGCCGAACACAAGAAGGGCCGCCGGCTGTACGTGGCCACCACGCACCTCGAAGGGCGGCGGTCGGTCGTGTGGGACATCGGCGCGATCGCCTGCAAGGGCGGGGACGCCCGACAACTCATCTGCGACGTGCTGATTGCTTCGTCCGCCGTGCCGGGGATTTTCCCCCCGGTCCCGATCCACGTTCAGGTGGACGGCAAAGAAGTCACCGAGTTGCACGTGGACGGCGGGGTGACGGCCCCGATCTTCGTACCCCCGGCGGTCCTCGAAGAAGCAGGCAAAGGCCAGAATCGGGCCACGCTGTATGTGATCATCGCCGGTAAGGAGTTTCCCGAACCTTCCCGCGTGCGCCCTCGCGTGCTCAAAGTGTTGAGCGCGTCCGGCGGGGCACTGCTTTATTCGCACGCGCGCCGCGACGTGTCGAACCTGTACCACATGGCCAAGCTTTCGGGCGTTGCGTTCCGGGCCGTCTCATTGCGACCGGACTATCCGCTCGAAGAGTCCGCGATCGAGTTCGATCAGAACGCGATGAACAAGCTGTTCGTCGAGGGCGTGAAGGTCGGCGTCGCCGGCCCGGTCTGGGTCACCGAACCGCCCGACCGCGGCCCGGGCGAACCCGCCGAGATCCGGACCGGCCCGCGGTTCCGGTCGGCGCCGTAA
- a CDS encoding helicase-related protein: protein MSATVPDTIKRLVNRYMVDPTHLSLTPNVMTVDKIRQSFITVDDDKKFDLLTKVIDREKPRQCLIFVERKRWADNLYKKLTKQVRGVAVIHGDLPQSQREKIMAGFRSAKVHVLIATDVASRGIDVTGITHVINYDLPMDIENYVHRIGRTGRIGKDGVAISFVTPEQGGHLTDIEMTINRLIDEDRIEGFDAYTPRKRYDRPAGEAPAADEPPAAPKKAVFGKRVKKYSDRL, encoded by the coding sequence ATGTCGGCCACCGTCCCGGACACGATCAAACGGCTCGTCAACCGGTACATGGTTGACCCGACCCACCTGAGTCTGACGCCGAACGTGATGACGGTGGACAAGATCCGCCAGTCGTTCATCACGGTGGACGATGACAAGAAGTTTGATCTGTTGACCAAGGTGATCGACCGCGAGAAACCGCGGCAGTGCCTCATCTTCGTCGAACGGAAGCGGTGGGCGGACAACCTCTACAAGAAGCTGACGAAGCAGGTTCGCGGCGTGGCCGTGATTCACGGGGATTTGCCGCAGAGCCAGCGCGAAAAGATCATGGCCGGCTTCCGGTCGGCGAAGGTTCACGTCCTGATCGCCACGGATGTCGCCAGCCGCGGGATCGACGTGACCGGCATCACGCACGTCATCAACTACGACCTCCCAATGGACATCGAGAATTACGTCCACCGGATCGGCCGGACCGGGCGGATTGGGAAGGACGGCGTGGCGATCTCGTTCGTGACCCCCGAACAGGGCGGGCACCTGACCGACATCGAGATGACCATCAACCGTCTGATCGACGAAGACCGGATCGAAGGGTTTGATGCCTACACCCCCCGGAAGCGGTACGACCGCCCGGCCGGGGAAGCACCAGCCGCGGATGAACCGCCCGCCGCTCCAAAGAAGGCCGTGTTCGGCAAGCGCGTGAAAAAGTACAGCGACCGACTGTGA